One Archocentrus centrarchus isolate MPI-CPG fArcCen1 chromosome 10, fArcCen1, whole genome shotgun sequence genomic region harbors:
- the LOC115786634 gene encoding protocadherin beta-16-like, with translation MEKSHTTMARQALLFICILSVGSVLGQVSYTIPEEMTKGSLVGNIAQDLGLKIKRLTSGKAQIYTRDNDQYIELNRERGVLLVKERIDRESLCRQTTPCALHFQIILENPMEFYSVTVQITDINDNAPTFKKSEKKFKISESTHIGARLVLERAVDLDVGINSVQGYELKPTDNFALKMHSNADGDKNFEMVLQKPLDREKQELISLVLTVVDGGEPQMSGTMQILVTVLDANDNAPVFTQQTYKATVTENSPAGTVVTTVTASDADQGSNSKITYSITNAADDESKVFEINSENGEVVLTGKIDFEESRNYQIYLLASDEGGLTDSCKLIVDVQDVNDNKPEINIMSKSTVISEDAKLNTIVTMINTEDKDSGENGKVQCLVNDNVPFSLRASSNNFYNLLTDSDLDRERASQYNITITCSDEGLPSLTSSVTITLQISDVNDNAPVFERTSYEAYIVENNTPGLSIFTVKATDADWNQNARVSYILEDSSINGVPVSSYVSVSADSGVIHAVRSFDYEQIKDFQFRVKAQDGGSPPLSSNVTVKIIIQDQNDNPPQVLYPVQTGGSLVAEMVPRSADVGYLVTKVVAVDVDSGQNAWLSYKLQKATDRVLFEVGLQNGEIRTIRQITDKDAVKQRLTVIVEDNGEPPRSATVIVNVAVADSFPEVLSEFTDFTHDKEYNDNLTFYLVLALAVVSFLFITCLVVIISVKVYRWRQSRILYHSSLPVIPYYPPRYSDTLGTGTLPHVYNYEVCRTTDSRKSDCKFGRAGSQNVLILDPSSTGTMQRIQSEKSILDEPDSPLEVSP, from the coding sequence ATGGAAAAATCGCATACAACAATGGCAAGGCAAGCACTGCTGTTTATCTGTATCCTCTCCGTCGGCTCGGTCCTAGGCCAAGTCAGCTACACAATACCAGAAGAAATGACCAAAGGATCGTTAGTCGGTAATATAGCACAGGATTTGGGATTAAAGATCAAACGTTTGACTTCAGGTAAGGCTCAAATTTATACCCGAGACAACGACCAGTACATTGAGCTGAACAGAGAAAGAGGAGTCCTCCTCGTTAAAGAGAGGATCGACAGAGAATCGCTATGCAGACAGACGACGCCGTGTGCTTTACATTTTCAGATCATTTTGGAGAATCCAATGGAATTTTACAGTGTTACAGTTCAAATCACAGATATTAATGATAATGCAcctacttttaaaaaaagtgaaaaaaaattcaagattAGCGAGTCAACGCACATCGGGGCAAGGTTAGTCCTGGAAAGGGCTGTGGATCTTGATGTTGGAATAAATAGTGTTCAGGGATATGAATTGAAACCGACCGATAATTTTGCTCTGAAAATGCACAGTAACGCAGATGGAGATAAAAACTTTGAGATGGTTTTACAGAAGCCTttagacagagagaaacaagagCTGATATCTCTCGTGTTAACCGTTGTTGATGGAGGAGAGCCACAGATGTCAGGAACAATGCAGATTCTCGTTACAGTTTTAGACGCTAATGATAATGCTCCAGTTTTTACACAGCAAACATACAAAGCTACAGTCACTGAGAATTCACCTGCAGGAACTGTTGTTACTACTGTGACAGCCTCAGATGCAGATCAAGGCTCTAACAGTAAAATAACATATTCAATCACGAATGCAGCAGATGATGAAAGTAAAGTATTTGAGATTAATTCGGAAAATGGGGAAGTTGTACTAACTGGAAAAATTGATTTTGAAGAATCAAGAAACTATCAAATATATTTGCTTGCTAGTGATGAGGGAGGACTCACGGATTCGTGCAAATTAATTGTCGATGTGCAAGATGTAAACGACAACAAACCAGAAATTAACATAATGTCAAAGTCGACTGTGATATCAGAGGATGCTAAACTCAATACAATCGTTACAATGATAAATACTGAAGACAAAGACTCGGGGGAGAACGGAAAAGTGCAGTGTCTTGTGAACGATAACGTACCTTTCAGTTTAAGAGCATCATCAAATAATTTTTATAACTTACTGACAGACAGCGATTTAGACAGAGAGAGGGCCTCTCAGTATAATATCACTATTACGTGCTCTGATGAGGGACTGCCCTCCCTCACCAGCAGCGTCACAATAACCTTACAAATCTCAGATGTGAATGACAACGCGCCTGTCTTTGAGAGGACCTCATATGAGGCCTACATTGTAGAAAACAACACACCAGGTCTCTCTATATTCACAGTGAAAGCCACAGACGCCGACTGGAACCAGAATGCCCGCGTTTCTTACATACTGGAGGACTCCTCCATTAACGGAGTGCCAGTGTCCTCATATGTGTCCGTTAGTGCTGATAGTGGAGTCATCCATGCAGTGCGCTCGTTTGACTATGAGCAGATCAAAGATTTCCAGTTCCGCGTCAAAGCGCAGGACGGAGGCTCTCCTCCACTCAGCAGCAACGTgactgtaaaaataattattcaagACCAGAACGACAACCCACCTCAGGTTCTGTACCCAGTCCAGACTGGTGGCTCTCTGGTGGCTGAAATGGTGCCTCGCTCAGCAGATGTGGGCTATCTGGTGACGAAAGTGGTGGCTGTTGATGTGGACTCTGGACAGAACGCCTGGCTCTCCTATAAACTGCAGAAAGCCACAGACAGGGTGCTGTTTGAAGTGGGCTTACAGAATGGAGAAATAAGAACTATCCGCCAAATCACCGATAAAgatgctgtcaaacaaagactgaCTGTTATAGTGGAGGACAACGGGGAGCCCCCTCGTTCGGCTACAGTCATTGTTAATGTGGCGGTGGCGGACAGCTTCCCTGAAGTGCTGTCGGAGTTCACTGACTTCACGCATGACAAGGAGTACAATGACAACCTGACGTTTTACTTAGTCTTGGCTCTGGCTGTAGtttccttcctcttcatcaCGTGTTTAGTGGTTATTATATCAGTGAAAGTCTACAGGTGGAGACAGTCTCGCATCCTGTATCACTCCAGCCTCCCTGTGATTCCATATTATCCACCACGTTACTCAGACACTCTGGGGACTGGGACTCTCCCCCATGTGTACAATTACGAGGTGTGCAGGACGACTGACTCCAGAAAGAGTGACTGTAAGTTCGGCAGAGCTGGTAGTCAGAACGTGCTGATATTGGACCCCAGTTCTACAGGGACGATGCAGCGgatacagagtgaaaagagcatCCTGGATGAACCAGACTCTCCTCTAGAGGTCAGTCCTTGA
- the LOC115786635 gene encoding protocadherin gamma-A2-like: MKGPALLCFALLSFGSVTGQVSYTIPEEMTKGSLVGNIAQDLGLQIKRLTSGKARIYTRDSDQYIELNREKGVLLVKETIDREALCRQTTPCALHFQIILENPMEFYSVTVQITDINDNAPNFDEADIEFKISESAVIGAKFVLERAVDHDVGVNDLQRYELKPTDNFVLKMHNNADGNKNVEMVLQNPLDREKQEQISLILTAVDGGEPQRSGTMQILITVLDANDNAPVFTQQTYKATVTENSPAGTVVATVTASDADQGSNSKITYSITNKLVAVRNVFTINKETGEVTLTGNIDFEESQKFQINLRASDEGGLTDSCKLVVDVQDVNDNKPEINIMSKSTVISEDANLSTVVTMINIEDKDTGESGKVHCSVSDSVPFILKSSTSNFYSLVTDSDLDRERASEYNITMTCSDEGVPSLSSSVTLTLQISDVNDNAPVFERTSYEAYIIENNTPDISVFTVKARDADWNQNARVSYILEDSSINGVPVSSYVSVSADSGVIHAVRSFDYEQIKDFQFRVKAQDGGSPPLSSNVTVKIMVQDENDNPPQVLYPVQTSGSLVAEMVPRSADVGYLVTKVVAVDVDSGQNAWLYYKLQKATDRALFEVGLQNGEIRTIRQITDKDAVKQRLTVIVEDNGQPSRSATVIVNVAVADSFPEVLSEFTDFTHDKEYNDNLTFYLVLALAVVSFLFITCLVVIISVKVYRWRQSRILYHSSLPVIPYYPPRYSDTLGTGTLPHVYNYEVCRTTDSRKSDCKFGRAGSQNVLIMDPSSTGTMQRIQSEKSILDEPDSPLEVRLP; the protein is encoded by the coding sequence ATGAAAGGGCCTGCGCTGTTGTGTTTTGCTCTCCTTTCCTTTGGCTCGGTAACTGGACAAGTCAGCTACACAATACCAGAAGAAATGACCAAAGGATCGTTAGTCGGTAATATAGCACAGGATCTGGGTTTACAAATCAAACGTCTGACTTCAGGTAAGGCTCGAATTTATACCCGAGACAGCGACCAGTACATCGAGctgaacagagaaaaaggaGTCCTCCTCGTTAAAGAGACGATCGACAGAGAAGCGCTATGCAGACAGACGACGCCGTGTGCTTTACATTTTCAGATCATTTTGGAGAATCCAATGGAATTTTACAGTGTTACAGTCCAGATCACAGATATCAATGATAATGCACCTAACTTTGACGAAGCCgatattgaatttaaaattagtGAGTCAGCGGTAATTGGGGCAAAATTTGTTCTAGAAAGGGCTGTGGATCATGATGTTGGCGTGAACGATCTTCAAAGATACGAACTGAAACCAACCGACAATTTTGTTCTTAAAATGCATAATAATGCTGACGGAAACAAAAACGTTGAGATGGTACTACAGAATCCTttagacagagagaaacaagaaCAGATATCTCTCATCCTAACCGCTGTAGATGGAGGAGAGCCTCAGAGGTCAGGAACAATGCAGATTCTCATTACAGTTTTAGACGCTAATGATAATGCTCCAGTTTTTACACAGCAAACATACAAAGCTACAGTCACTGAGAATTCACCTGCAGGAACTGTTGTTGCTACTGTTACAGCCTCAGATGCAGATCAAGGCTCGAACAGTAAAATAACATATTCTATCACAAACAAATTAGTTGCCGTCAGGAACGTCTTTACAATAAACAAGGAGACCGGTGAAGTGACTTTAACTGGAAATATTGACTTTGAGGAGTcacaaaaatttcaaataaatctACGTGCTAGTGATGAGGGAGGACTAACAGACTCTTGTAAGTTGGTTGTTGATGTTCAGGATGTAAATGACAACAAACCAGAAATTAACATAATGTCAAAGTCAACTGTGATATCAGAAGATGCTAACCTCAGTACGGTTGTAACAATGATAAACATTGAAGACAAAGACACCGGTGAAAGCGGAAAAGTTCATTGCTCAGTTAGCGACAGTGTacctttcattttaaaatcatcaaCAAGTAATTTCTATAGCTTGGTAACAGACAGTGATTTAGACAGAGAAAGAGCCTCTGAATATAATATCACCATGACCTGCTCTGATGAGGGAGTGCCCTCCCTCTCCAGTAGCGTCACTCTCACCTTACAGATCTCAGATGTGAATGACAACGCGCCTGTATTTGAGAGGACCTCATATGAGGCCTACATTATAGAAAACAATACACCAGACATCTCTGTTTTCACAGTGAAAGCCAGAGACGCTGACTGGAACCAGAATGCCCGAGTTTCTTACATACTGGAGGACTCCTCCATTAACGGAGTGCCAGTGTCCTCATATGTGTCCGTTAGTGCTGATAGTGGAGTCATCCATGCAGTGCGCTCTTTTGATTATGAGCAGATCAAAGATTTCCAGTTCCGCGTCAAAGCGCAGGACGGAGGCTCTCCTCCACTCAGCAGCAACGTGACCGTGAAAATAATGGTCCAAGACGAGAATGACAACCCACCTCAGGTTCTGTACCCAGTCCAGACTAGTGGCTCTCTGGTAGCTGAAATGGTGCCTCGTTCAGCAGATGTGGGGTATCTGGTGACGAAAGTGGTAGCTGTTGATGTGGACTCTGGACAGAATGCCTGGCTCTACTATAAACTGCAGAAAGCCACAGACAGGGCGCTGTTTGAAGTGGGCTTACAGAATGGAGAAATAAGAACAATCCGCCAAATCACCGATAAAgatgctgtcaaacaaagactgaCTGTTATAGTGGAGGACAACGGGCAGCCCTCTCGTTCGGCTACAGTCATTGTAAACGTGGCGGTGGCGGACAGCTTCCCTGAAGTGCTGTCGGAGTTCACTGACTTCACGCATGACAAGGAGTACAATGACAACCTGACGTTTTACTTAGTCTTGGCTCTGGCTGTAGtttccttcctcttcatcaCCTGTTTAGTGGTTATTATATCAGTGAAAGTCTACAGGTGGAGACAGTCTCGCATCCTGTATCACTCCAGCCTGCCTGTCATTCCATATTATCCACCACGTTACTCAGACACTTTGGGGACAGGGACTCTGCCCCATGTGTACAATTACGAGGTGTGTAGGACGACTGACTCCAGAAAGAGTGACTGTAAGTTCGGCAGAGCTGGTAGTCAGAACGTGCTGATAATGGACCCCAGTTCTACAGGGACGATGCAGCGgatacagagtgaaaagagcatCCTGGATGAACCAGACTCTCCTCTAGAGGTTAGACTGCCCTAA